A single region of the Streptomyces sp. NBC_00236 genome encodes:
- a CDS encoding extracellular solute-binding protein, with protein MTPNSTPSSTAPSRRSFLATGAVAAVAVAGGVPLLAACGGSGSGSGSKEGTTTGKALKKVVPSYAPLNLVQPDVASVNGSSPGFTKLPDPLVVSVKSVPGKGSSFRVMTPLWGTVPKKNNPYYAAVNKAVGATLNFDPQDGNTYQDKIGAVLAGSDIPDVMTIPGWNMQGQIRNAITAKFADLSPFLAGEAGKKYPNLANIPTGAWQYSVFGGKLRGLPMPTSIIGNALFYRKDLIGSGAVPASADDLLAFGKEHTAPKQKVWAFDDLWTCIQMIFGVLPDAPHYWQLENGKLVHKIETKEYREALAFARKLHDGGYVHPDAEAGKDADAKIRFTSGHTVMYNDGTGGWKGMVTEQAAANPKFDMQALDFFSADGGKPTLWQSDPASIFTFLSKKLPKEKIEEFLAIADYAAAPYGTEEFMLTNYGVKGTHYTIKDGTPTYTPQGVQEAQPSTFLFLASPPHVIAYPDQPQLAKDYAGWMARQAPNTKKPLFFGMQVVEPQRYASLYTPFDDLQKDIRRGRKKVSDIDEAVNTWKKSGGDKLRAWYQEILDKNGSGV; from the coding sequence ATGACGCCGAATTCCACCCCCTCCTCCACGGCTCCGAGCCGGAGAAGCTTCCTCGCCACGGGCGCGGTCGCCGCTGTCGCCGTGGCCGGCGGGGTACCGCTGCTCGCCGCGTGCGGTGGCTCCGGTTCCGGTTCCGGGAGCAAGGAGGGCACGACGACGGGCAAGGCCCTCAAGAAGGTCGTGCCGTCCTACGCCCCGCTGAACCTGGTCCAGCCCGATGTCGCGAGCGTCAACGGTTCGAGCCCCGGCTTCACCAAGCTGCCCGACCCGCTGGTCGTCTCGGTCAAGTCGGTCCCGGGCAAGGGCTCGTCGTTCCGCGTCATGACGCCCCTGTGGGGCACCGTCCCGAAGAAGAACAACCCGTACTACGCGGCGGTCAACAAGGCGGTCGGCGCCACGCTCAACTTCGACCCGCAGGACGGCAACACGTACCAGGACAAGATCGGCGCGGTCCTCGCCGGTTCGGACATCCCGGACGTCATGACCATCCCCGGCTGGAACATGCAGGGGCAGATCCGCAACGCGATCACCGCCAAGTTCGCGGACCTGTCCCCCTTCCTGGCGGGCGAGGCCGGCAAGAAGTACCCGAACCTGGCGAACATCCCGACGGGCGCCTGGCAGTACTCCGTCTTCGGCGGCAAGCTGCGCGGCCTGCCCATGCCGACGTCGATCATCGGCAACGCGCTCTTCTACCGCAAGGACCTGATCGGCTCCGGAGCCGTACCGGCCAGCGCCGACGACCTGCTGGCCTTCGGCAAGGAGCACACCGCCCCCAAGCAGAAGGTCTGGGCGTTCGACGACCTCTGGACCTGCATCCAGATGATCTTCGGTGTGCTCCCCGACGCGCCGCACTACTGGCAGCTGGAGAACGGCAAGCTGGTCCACAAGATCGAGACGAAGGAGTACCGCGAGGCGCTGGCCTTCGCCCGCAAGCTCCACGACGGCGGGTACGTCCACCCGGACGCCGAGGCCGGCAAGGACGCCGACGCCAAGATCCGCTTCACCAGCGGTCACACCGTGATGTACAACGACGGCACCGGTGGCTGGAAGGGCATGGTCACCGAGCAGGCGGCCGCGAACCCGAAGTTCGACATGCAGGCGCTCGACTTCTTCAGCGCCGACGGCGGCAAGCCGACCCTGTGGCAGTCCGACCCGGCCAGCATCTTCACCTTCCTCAGCAAGAAGCTCCCCAAGGAGAAGATCGAGGAGTTCCTCGCGATCGCCGACTACGCCGCCGCGCCGTACGGCACCGAGGAGTTCATGCTCACCAACTACGGCGTCAAGGGCACCCACTACACGATCAAGGACGGAACCCCGACCTACACCCCGCAGGGTGTCCAGGAAGCACAGCCCTCCACCTTCCTGTTCCTCGCCTCACCTCCCCACGTCATCGCCTATCCGGACCAGCCGCAGCTGGCCAAGGACTACGCCGGCTGGATGGCGCGCCAGGCCCCGAACACCAAGAAGCCCCTGTTCTTCGGCATGCAGGTCGTCGAACCGCAGCGGTACGCCTCCCTGTACACACCGTTCGACGACCTCCAGAAGGACATCCGCCGCGGCCGCAAGAAGGTCAGCGACATCGACGAGGCCGTGAACACCTGGAAGAAGAGCGGCGGCGACAAGCTGCGCGCCTGGTACCAGGAGATTCTCGACAAGAACGGCTCCGGCGTCTGA
- a CDS encoding glycoside hydrolase family 3 C-terminal domain-containing protein, which yields MTEQPQPFRDPQLPFAKRVDDLLQQLTLDERIAMLHQFAPAVDRLGIGSFRTGQEALHGVAWMGPATVFPQAVGLGATWNGELVRRVGEAVGDEVRAKRAQDDRVGLNVWAPTVNLLRNPLWGRGEEGYSEDAGLTSAIAVAYTRGLRGDHPLYWRTAPVLKHWLAHNNETDRDTTSSSVRPRVLHEYDLRAFRDAVQAGAVAGVMPAYNLVNGRPNHVSPHLSRQLRSWTDRSLVVCSDAGAPSNLVDSEHYFDTHEEATAASLRAGVDSFTDHGQDSAVMTGRIRGALEQGLLDEHDIDTAVRRLLELRFSLGEFDPELDPYANTDAFDTEGHRALALEAAEQAVVLLKNDGLLPLDPAAGRTVAVVGLLADACKLDWYSGSLIHRSTPLDGLRERFGAEHVVHAEGVDLVRLKCADGWLQIPAADESREPVRGAEGALDPALLAGRTDLPPLTCGDTPSDLALVDWGNGVITLRDPAGRYLSVAEDGFVRASADEPGGWIVQETFRWEAVEGHAGGHRLLHVGTGRYVSVAADGVKVAAQGEEDSGTADALGAVFEIEVAERGEDAVARAAAAADVVIVVAGNDAHINGRETEDRTTLDLPAQQERLWRAAHAANPRTVLAVTSAYPYALTDAAATLPALLWTAHGGQAAGTALARVLAGDVSPAGRLPQTWYTSDAELPGLLDYDIIGSRQTYLYYEGAPLYPFGHGLSYSEFTYSALNAERDGELVRVSLTVTNTGPVAADEVAQLYVRAVAPSVVRPLRQLAGHHRLHLAPGAAERVDFLVPVTELGHWDVAHGRWTVDPGAYEIQAGASSADIRLVAVVTLDGEPSGPRPVLTRGLEAADYDEQLGTEIVDRTKVDGDAVTAVTGGNELLYRRCDFASGASGVEVCAAGEGAVLISVADTTVTVPVAATDGPYGYRTVRASLNASGTADLRVTLRGSVRLARIAFTGDDA from the coding sequence GTGACGGAACAACCGCAGCCCTTCCGCGACCCGCAGCTCCCCTTCGCCAAGCGCGTCGACGATCTGCTTCAGCAGCTCACGCTCGACGAGCGGATCGCGATGCTGCACCAGTTCGCGCCGGCGGTCGACCGCCTCGGGATCGGCTCCTTCCGGACCGGCCAGGAAGCCCTGCACGGCGTGGCCTGGATGGGCCCGGCGACGGTGTTCCCGCAGGCCGTGGGACTCGGCGCCACCTGGAACGGTGAACTGGTCCGCCGGGTCGGCGAGGCCGTCGGCGACGAGGTCCGCGCCAAGCGCGCCCAGGACGACCGCGTCGGCCTCAACGTCTGGGCCCCGACCGTCAATCTGCTGCGCAACCCGCTGTGGGGACGCGGCGAGGAGGGGTACTCCGAGGACGCCGGGCTGACCTCCGCCATCGCGGTCGCGTACACCCGGGGACTGCGCGGCGACCACCCGCTCTACTGGCGGACCGCCCCCGTCCTCAAGCACTGGCTCGCCCACAACAACGAGACCGACCGCGACACCACGTCCTCCTCGGTCCGCCCGCGGGTCCTGCACGAGTACGACCTCAGGGCCTTCCGCGACGCCGTGCAGGCGGGCGCGGTGGCCGGGGTCATGCCGGCGTACAACCTGGTCAACGGGCGTCCCAACCACGTCTCGCCGCACCTGTCCCGGCAGCTGCGGTCCTGGACCGACCGGTCCCTCGTGGTCTGCTCCGACGCCGGGGCGCCGTCCAACCTCGTCGACTCCGAGCACTACTTCGACACCCACGAGGAGGCGACGGCCGCCTCCCTGCGCGCCGGTGTCGACAGCTTCACGGACCACGGCCAGGACTCCGCCGTCATGACCGGCCGCATCCGCGGCGCCCTGGAGCAGGGCCTCCTCGACGAGCACGACATCGACACCGCCGTCCGCAGGCTGCTCGAACTCCGCTTCTCGCTCGGCGAGTTCGACCCCGAGCTCGACCCGTACGCGAACACCGACGCCTTCGACACCGAGGGTCACCGGGCACTCGCCCTGGAAGCCGCCGAGCAGGCCGTCGTGCTGCTGAAGAACGACGGGCTGCTGCCGCTCGACCCTGCCGCCGGCAGGACCGTCGCCGTCGTCGGCCTCCTCGCGGACGCCTGCAAACTCGACTGGTACAGCGGCTCCCTCATCCACCGCTCCACCCCGCTCGACGGACTGCGGGAACGCTTCGGCGCGGAGCACGTCGTCCACGCGGAAGGCGTCGACCTGGTCCGGCTCAAGTGCGCGGACGGCTGGCTGCAGATTCCGGCGGCGGACGAGAGCCGGGAGCCGGTGCGCGGCGCGGAAGGTGCCCTCGACCCTGCACTGCTCGCAGGCCGCACCGACCTGCCGCCGCTGACCTGCGGCGACACCCCGTCGGATCTGGCCCTCGTGGACTGGGGCAACGGCGTGATCACCCTGCGGGATCCGGCCGGCCGCTATCTGTCGGTCGCCGAGGACGGCTTCGTACGCGCTTCCGCGGACGAGCCGGGCGGCTGGATCGTCCAGGAGACCTTCCGCTGGGAAGCGGTGGAGGGTCATGCCGGTGGTCACCGCCTTCTGCACGTGGGAACGGGTAGGTATGTCTCTGTTGCCGCCGACGGTGTAAAGGTTGCCGCTCAGGGCGAAGAAGACTCCGGCACCGCCGACGCCCTCGGAGCGGTCTTCGAGATCGAGGTGGCCGAGCGCGGGGAGGACGCCGTCGCCCGTGCGGCGGCGGCCGCCGACGTCGTGATCGTCGTGGCCGGGAACGACGCCCACATCAACGGCCGCGAGACCGAGGACCGCACCACCCTCGACCTCCCCGCCCAGCAGGAGCGCCTGTGGCGCGCCGCCCACGCCGCCAACCCGCGCACCGTGCTCGCGGTCACCTCCGCCTACCCGTACGCCCTCACCGACGCGGCGGCCACGCTCCCCGCACTGCTGTGGACCGCGCACGGCGGACAGGCCGCCGGAACCGCGCTCGCCCGCGTCCTCGCCGGCGACGTCTCACCGGCGGGCCGGCTGCCGCAGACCTGGTACACCTCGGACGCGGAGCTGCCCGGGCTGCTGGACTACGACATCATCGGCTCCCGCCAGACCTACCTCTACTACGAGGGCGCCCCGCTCTACCCGTTCGGCCACGGCCTCTCGTACAGCGAGTTCACCTACAGCGCCCTGAACGCCGAACGCGACGGCGAGCTGGTGCGGGTCTCGCTGACCGTCACCAACACCGGGCCCGTCGCCGCGGACGAGGTCGCCCAGCTGTACGTGCGCGCGGTGGCGCCGTCCGTCGTCCGGCCGCTGCGCCAGCTGGCCGGGCACCACCGACTGCACCTGGCACCGGGCGCCGCCGAGCGCGTCGACTTCCTCGTCCCCGTCACCGAGCTCGGCCACTGGGACGTCGCGCACGGCCGCTGGACCGTCGACCCGGGCGCGTACGAGATTCAGGCGGGGGCCTCCAGCGCGGACATCCGCCTCGTGGCGGTCGTCACCCTCGACGGGGAACCGTCCGGACCGCGCCCCGTTCTGACCCGCGGTCTGGAGGCGGCCGACTACGACGAGCAGCTGGGCACCGAGATCGTCGACCGGACGAAGGTGGACGGTGACGCGGTCACCGCCGTCACCGGGGGCAATGAACTCCTCTACCGCCGCTGCGACTTCGCATCCGGAGCAAGTGGCGTCGAGGTCTGCGCGGCAGGGGAGGGGGCCGTACTGATCTCCGTCGCGGACACCACGGTCACCGTCCCGGTCGCCGCCACCGACGGACCGTACGGCTACCGCACCGTGCGGGCCTCCCTGAACGCCTCCGGCACCGCCGATCTGCGGGTCACCCTGCGCGGCTCGGTGCGCCTGGCCCGGATCGCCTTCACCGGCGACGACGCATGA
- the yicI gene encoding alpha-xylosidase, with protein sequence MKFTDGFWLMREGVRASYATEIRDLRVGADRFTAYASVKRVAERGDTLNSPLITVDCFSPAEGIIGVRTTHHAGRVQRGPDFALPGLDPAAAGARTRRDGSVTELTSGPLTLRTDGDGPWGLTFLDADGRRLTGVDTKGTAFATTPDGAHHMVAQLALDVGENVYGLGERFTPYVKNGQTVDIWQADGGTSSELAYKNIPFYLSSRGYGVFVNHPGKVSFEVGSESVGQVQFSVEDQSLEYYIVAGPTPREVLARYTALTGRPALPPAWSFGLWLTTSFCTSYDEETVTSFVDGMAERDIPLSVFHFDCFWMREYQWSDFLWDPDVFPDPEGMLARLKERGLRISMWINPYIAQKSSLFAEGAELGYLVRRPGGDIWQWDLWQPGMALVDFTNPAAREWYNGKLRLLLDQGVDCFKTDFGERIPTDVVWHDGSDPERMHNYYAQIYNRTVFELLEKERGHGEAVLFARSATAGGQQFPVHWGGDCFASFTAMAESLRGGLSLSLSGFGFWSHDIGGFEGTPDPAVFKRWLAFGLMSSHSRLHGNVSYRVPWAFGEEAVDVARKFTLLKHRLMPYLYGAAVTAHRTGIPMMRPMLLEFPGDPTTRMLDRQYMLGPDLLVAPVFTEDGQVEYYVPEGTWTVLLTGETVTGPVWRHETHGFDSLPILVRPGAVLPWGADDQRPDSDWLDGLTLRVFGGASTEPGGDDGTSVTVPDLAGATAAAFRVVRDGETLTVTAEGTDRPYRVVAETTGTTAEGTGTVTVTP encoded by the coding sequence ATGAAGTTCACCGACGGCTTCTGGCTCATGCGTGAGGGCGTACGCGCCTCCTACGCGACCGAGATCCGCGATCTGCGCGTCGGCGCCGACCGGTTCACCGCCTACGCGTCGGTCAAGCGTGTCGCCGAGCGCGGCGACACGCTCAACAGCCCCCTCATCACGGTCGACTGCTTCTCCCCGGCCGAGGGCATCATCGGGGTGCGCACCACCCACCACGCCGGACGGGTGCAGCGCGGACCCGACTTCGCCCTTCCCGGCCTCGACCCGGCAGCCGCCGGCGCCCGCACCCGCCGCGACGGGTCGGTCACCGAACTGACCAGCGGGCCGCTGACCCTGCGCACGGACGGTGACGGGCCCTGGGGCCTGACCTTCCTCGACGCCGACGGCCGGCGCCTCACCGGCGTCGACACCAAGGGCACCGCCTTCGCCACCACCCCGGACGGCGCCCATCACATGGTCGCCCAACTCGCCCTGGACGTCGGCGAGAACGTCTACGGTCTCGGTGAACGGTTCACGCCGTACGTCAAGAACGGCCAGACCGTCGACATCTGGCAGGCGGACGGCGGCACCAGCAGCGAACTGGCCTACAAGAACATCCCGTTCTACCTCTCCTCGCGCGGCTACGGCGTCTTCGTCAACCACCCCGGCAAGGTCTCGTTCGAGGTCGGCTCGGAGTCCGTCGGCCAGGTGCAGTTCAGCGTCGAGGACCAGTCGCTGGAGTACTACATCGTCGCCGGACCGACACCCAGGGAGGTCCTGGCCCGCTACACCGCGCTCACCGGCCGCCCGGCCCTGCCGCCGGCCTGGTCCTTCGGCCTCTGGCTCACCACGTCCTTCTGCACCTCGTACGACGAGGAGACCGTCACCTCGTTCGTCGACGGCATGGCCGAGCGCGACATCCCGCTCTCCGTCTTCCACTTCGACTGCTTCTGGATGCGCGAGTACCAGTGGTCCGACTTCCTCTGGGACCCGGACGTCTTCCCCGACCCGGAGGGCATGCTGGCCCGGCTCAAGGAACGCGGGCTGCGGATCAGCATGTGGATCAACCCGTACATCGCGCAGAAGTCCTCGCTCTTCGCGGAGGGCGCCGAACTCGGCTATCTGGTGCGCCGTCCCGGCGGCGACATCTGGCAGTGGGACCTGTGGCAGCCCGGCATGGCCCTGGTCGACTTCACCAACCCCGCCGCGCGCGAGTGGTACAACGGCAAACTCCGTCTGCTGCTCGACCAGGGGGTGGACTGCTTCAAGACGGACTTCGGCGAGCGCATTCCCACGGATGTCGTCTGGCACGACGGCTCCGATCCGGAGCGCATGCACAACTACTACGCGCAGATCTACAACCGCACGGTCTTCGAACTCCTGGAGAAGGAACGCGGCCACGGCGAAGCGGTCCTCTTCGCACGCTCCGCCACCGCGGGCGGTCAGCAGTTCCCCGTGCACTGGGGCGGCGACTGCTTCGCCTCGTTCACGGCGATGGCCGAGTCGCTGCGCGGCGGTCTCTCGCTCTCGCTGTCCGGCTTCGGTTTCTGGAGCCACGACATCGGCGGCTTCGAGGGCACCCCCGACCCGGCGGTCTTCAAGCGCTGGCTCGCCTTCGGCCTGATGTCCTCGCACAGCCGGCTGCACGGCAACGTGTCCTACCGGGTGCCGTGGGCGTTCGGCGAGGAGGCGGTGGACGTCGCCCGGAAGTTCACCCTGCTCAAGCACCGGCTGATGCCGTACCTGTACGGGGCGGCAGTCACCGCCCACCGCACCGGCATCCCGATGATGCGCCCCATGCTGCTGGAGTTCCCCGGGGACCCGACGACACGGATGCTGGACCGCCAGTACATGCTCGGACCGGACCTGCTGGTCGCGCCGGTCTTCACCGAGGACGGGCAGGTCGAGTACTACGTCCCCGAGGGCACCTGGACCGTGCTGCTGACCGGCGAGACCGTCACCGGACCGGTCTGGCGCCATGAGACCCACGGCTTCGACAGCCTGCCGATCCTGGTGCGCCCCGGCGCGGTGCTCCCGTGGGGGGCCGACGACCAGCGCCCCGACAGCGACTGGCTCGACGGGCTCACCCTGCGGGTCTTCGGCGGGGCGTCCACGGAGCCCGGAGGCGACGACGGCACGTCCGTCACCGTGCCGGACCTGGCGGGCGCGACCGCCGCCGCCTTCCGGGTGGTGCGGGACGGGGAGACCCTGACCGTCACCGCCGAGGGCACGGACCGTCCCTACCGCGTGGTCGCGGAGACGACGGGGACCACGGCGGAGGGAACGGGCACGGTGACGGTGACGCCGTAG
- a CDS encoding DUF4232 domain-containing protein: MRPSSALTAALTAAAALALTATGASATAGAATPGASARPAHCQEKALRISASPGDRHHVARIAVTNRGGRTCVVDRIPTVTFRGLDGSAQPVPPATSGSYVLSPGERGYAAVRTAERGTRQGHVVRSLSVAADPAHYGVTFGAATVGMDRGIRVWEPVTTLWHTSRGAADRALAAATR; the protein is encoded by the coding sequence ATGCGTCCGAGTTCCGCTCTCACCGCCGCGCTCACCGCGGCGGCCGCCCTGGCCCTGACGGCCACCGGGGCGTCGGCCACAGCCGGCGCGGCCACCCCCGGGGCGTCGGCCCGCCCGGCCCACTGCCAGGAGAAGGCCCTCAGGATCTCCGCCTCCCCCGGCGACCGGCACCACGTGGCGCGGATCGCCGTCACCAACCGGGGCGGCCGCACCTGCGTCGTGGACCGCATCCCGACGGTCACGTTCCGGGGCCTCGACGGCTCGGCCCAGCCCGTCCCGCCCGCGACCAGCGGGTCGTACGTGCTCTCGCCGGGTGAGCGCGGCTACGCGGCCGTGCGCACGGCGGAGCGCGGCACCCGCCAGGGGCATGTCGTCCGCAGCCTGTCCGTTGCGGCGGACCCCGCGCACTACGGGGTCACCTTCGGTGCGGCCACCGTGGGCATGGACCGCGGGATCCGGGTGTGGGAGCCGGTGACCACGCTGTGGCACACCTCGCGCGGCGCGGCGGACCGGGCCCTGGCCGCGGCGACGCGCTGA
- a CDS encoding cytochrome P450, with protein MSTETGPAVDAGPRGHRIVPGPKGLPFLGNMPQFGKNPLAFFERLRSHGDLVQWRFGPNSCVFIADPECIGELLTETERTFDQPALGIAFRTVMGNGVVVARGTEWRRKRSLVQPSVRPKQVRSYASTMAGSTVELADSWSGGERIDIKREMAALTQKIAVRTIFGVDTPADAEAMGRAMDVAQAEIGKEFAGIGALLPDWVPTPGRARIKKAAAVIDAEVGRVVARHRDGGDERPDLLSRLLTAVDETGAKLDDREIRDETVTLYIGGHETTSSTLVWAWYLLSRNPGARAALAEELDRVLGDREPGFDDYAQLTYTQAVVKETLRLYPTIWLVTGVAKEGARIGGLPIPEGTRVWSSQWATQRDERWFPEPEEFRPERWDAETGDEIAEYAWFPFGGGPRVCLGTRFAMVEAVLILAVLARRFELDVDPGTVNPVPTLTLQPDREVMATVRAR; from the coding sequence ATGTCCACGGAGACCGGCCCGGCCGTCGATGCCGGACCGCGCGGCCACAGGATCGTGCCGGGCCCGAAGGGCCTGCCCTTCCTCGGGAACATGCCGCAGTTCGGAAAGAACCCCCTCGCGTTCTTCGAGCGGCTGCGCAGTCACGGAGACCTGGTCCAGTGGCGCTTCGGCCCCAACTCCTGCGTGTTCATAGCCGATCCGGAATGCATAGGCGAACTGCTCACCGAGACGGAGCGCACCTTCGACCAGCCGGCGCTCGGCATCGCCTTCCGTACCGTGATGGGCAACGGCGTCGTGGTGGCACGCGGCACCGAGTGGCGGCGCAAGCGGTCACTCGTGCAGCCGTCCGTACGGCCGAAGCAGGTCAGGTCGTACGCGTCGACCATGGCGGGCAGCACCGTGGAGCTCGCGGACAGCTGGTCGGGCGGCGAACGCATCGACATCAAGCGGGAGATGGCGGCACTGACGCAGAAGATCGCCGTCCGCACGATCTTCGGAGTCGACACCCCCGCCGACGCCGAGGCCATGGGCCGGGCGATGGACGTGGCGCAGGCGGAGATCGGCAAGGAGTTCGCGGGCATCGGCGCACTGCTCCCGGACTGGGTGCCGACTCCCGGCCGGGCCAGGATCAAGAAGGCCGCCGCGGTCATCGACGCCGAGGTGGGCCGGGTCGTCGCCCGGCACCGCGACGGCGGCGACGAGCGTCCGGACCTGCTCAGCCGGCTGCTCACCGCCGTCGACGAGACGGGTGCGAAGCTCGACGACCGGGAGATCCGCGACGAGACGGTCACGCTGTACATCGGCGGCCACGAGACGACGAGTTCGACGCTGGTGTGGGCCTGGTACCTCCTGTCCCGCAACCCCGGGGCGCGGGCCGCCCTGGCCGAGGAGCTGGACCGGGTGCTCGGTGACCGCGAGCCCGGATTCGACGACTACGCGCAGCTCACGTACACCCAGGCGGTGGTCAAGGAGACGCTGCGGCTGTACCCGACGATCTGGCTGGTCACCGGGGTCGCGAAGGAGGGGGCCCGGATCGGCGGCCTGCCGATTCCGGAGGGGACCAGGGTGTGGAGCAGCCAGTGGGCCACCCAGCGGGACGAGCGGTGGTTCCCCGAGCCGGAGGAGTTCCGTCCGGAGCGGTGGGACGCGGAGACGGGCGACGAGATCGCGGAGTACGCCTGGTTCCCGTTCGGCGGCGGCCCGAGGGTCTGTCTGGGCACCCGGTTCGCGATGGTCGAGGCGGTGCTGATCCTGGCGGTGCTCGCGCGGCGCTTCGAGCTGGACGTCGACCCGGGCACGGTCAACCCGGTGCCGACACTGACGCTGCAGCCGGATCGCGAGGTGATGGCCACGGTCCGGGCGCGGTAG
- a CDS encoding TetR/AcrR family transcriptional regulator, translated as MVRAGLTPERLTRAGAELADEVGFDQVTVSALARRFDVKVASLYSHLKNSHDLRTRIALLALEELADRGAAALAGRAGKDALGAFADVYRDYAREHPGRYAAAQYRLDPEAAAASAGGRHAQMTRAILRGYALTEPDQTHAVRLLGSVFHGYVSLEAQGGFSHSAPDSQESWSRIVDALDALLRKWPAP; from the coding sequence ATGGTGCGTGCGGGACTGACCCCGGAACGTCTGACCCGTGCGGGGGCGGAGCTGGCCGACGAGGTCGGTTTCGACCAGGTGACCGTCTCGGCCCTCGCCCGGCGGTTCGACGTCAAGGTCGCCAGCCTGTACTCGCACCTGAAGAACTCCCACGACCTCAGGACCAGGATCGCCCTGCTCGCCCTGGAGGAGCTCGCCGACCGGGGGGCGGCCGCCTTGGCCGGCCGGGCCGGCAAGGACGCCCTGGGCGCCTTCGCGGACGTGTACCGCGACTACGCCCGCGAGCATCCGGGCCGGTACGCCGCAGCGCAGTACCGGCTCGACCCGGAGGCGGCCGCCGCCAGTGCCGGGGGCCGGCACGCGCAGATGACGCGGGCGATCCTGCGCGGCTACGCCCTGACCGAACCGGACCAGACACACGCTGTCCGGCTGCTGGGCAGCGTCTTCCACGGCTACGTCAGCCTGGAGGCCCAGGGCGGCTTCAGCCACAGCGCGCCCGATTCGCAGGAGTCCTGGTCACGGATCGTGGACGCCCTGGACGCCCTGCTGCGCAAATGGCCCGCGCCCTGA
- a CDS encoding GDSL-type esterase/lipase family protein, with protein sequence MHTTPITAALLRGALDIEHTAHGLRPHRLPAWARAQCADGQLAMAEAQPSGVRLVFRTRATTIELDALRTRTAYVGAPPRPDGVYDLLVDGRPAGRAGATGGNVLVVDMMTGSVETRTGPVGTVRFAGLAEGAKDIEIWLPYNETTELVALRTDAAVEPAPDSGRKVWLHHGSSISHGSDAASPTSTWPARAALLGGVDLINLGLGGSALLDPFTARTMRDTPADLISVKIGINIVNADLMRLRAFAPAVHGFLDTIRDGHPDTPLLVVSPLLCPIHEDTPGPSAPDFSNLAEGRLRFTAMGDPAERAAGKLTLNVIRDELSRLVTQRSADDPNLHHLDGRSLYGEQDLDELPLPDQLHPDAATHRRIGDRFAGMVFDGDGPFAASQPAG encoded by the coding sequence ATGCACACCACCCCCATCACCGCCGCCCTCCTGCGCGGCGCGCTCGACATCGAGCACACCGCCCACGGGCTGCGCCCGCACCGGCTGCCCGCATGGGCCCGCGCGCAGTGCGCCGACGGCCAGCTGGCCATGGCGGAGGCCCAGCCCTCCGGCGTAAGGCTGGTGTTCCGCACCCGCGCCACCACCATCGAGCTCGACGCCCTGCGCACCAGGACGGCCTACGTGGGCGCGCCGCCCCGGCCGGACGGCGTGTACGACCTGCTCGTCGACGGCCGCCCCGCCGGCCGGGCCGGCGCCACCGGCGGGAACGTCCTCGTGGTGGACATGATGACCGGATCCGTCGAGACCCGGACGGGCCCGGTCGGCACCGTCCGGTTCGCCGGGCTGGCCGAGGGCGCCAAGGACATCGAGATCTGGCTGCCGTACAACGAGACCACCGAGCTCGTCGCCCTGCGCACCGACGCCGCCGTCGAGCCCGCACCGGACAGCGGCCGCAAGGTGTGGCTGCACCACGGCAGTTCGATCAGCCACGGCTCCGACGCCGCGAGCCCGACGTCCACGTGGCCCGCACGCGCCGCCCTGCTCGGCGGGGTGGACCTCATCAACCTGGGCCTGGGCGGCAGCGCCCTGCTCGACCCGTTCACGGCCCGTACGATGCGCGACACCCCCGCGGACCTGATCAGCGTCAAGATCGGCATCAACATCGTCAACGCCGACCTGATGCGGCTGCGCGCCTTCGCCCCGGCGGTGCACGGATTCCTCGACACCATCAGGGACGGGCACCCGGACACGCCGCTCCTGGTCGTCTCGCCCCTCCTGTGTCCCATCCACGAGGACACGCCCGGCCCCAGCGCCCCCGACTTCAGCAACCTCGCCGAGGGCAGGCTCCGGTTCACGGCGATGGGCGATCCGGCGGAACGTGCCGCCGGGAAGCTGACGCTCAACGTCATCCGGGACGAACTGAGCCGCCTCGTGACGCAGCGCTCGGCCGACGACCCGAACCTCCACCACCTCGACGGCCGCAGCCTCTACGGCGAGCAGGACCTCGACGAACTGCCGCTGCCGGACCAGCTCCACCCGGACGCGGCCACCCATCGCCGTATCGGCGACCGTTTCGCCGGGATGGTCTTCGACGGCGACGGCCCGTTCGCCGCCTCGCAGCCGGCCGGCTGA